CACATCCAGATAGATGCGCCCCACCTCGTTCCAGCCGGGGCCGGCTATCCCGCCGCCGGCCAGCGCCTGGCCGGTGAGCATCAGCGCGAGCAGGGCGGCGATGAGCAGGCTGCCGGCGCTCAGCACCTTCAGCGCCTGCGCGGTCTCCCAGCCGCGCCGACGGGATGCCCAGCGGATGGCACGCTCCAGGCCGTGTTGAGCGTAGGCCATGAGGAACGGCAGGAGGGCGGCGCCGGAGTGCAGGAAACTGCCGCGCGGCCCTGGGAAGGTGAAGAGCAGGGTCATGGCCAGATACAGCAGGAGGAGGTAGCTGAGCACCAGGCGCGTCATGTAGGCGTGCCGGCGCTTCCACAGCTCGATGCCGGCAAACGGGGCGAGATACAAGGCCAGCATAGCGCCGATCAGTGTGAGCGCATTGCGCCAGCCGGCGGAGAGCTTAGAGGTCAGGATACTGCGCCACCCCCACTCGAGATAGGCCGCGAGGGAGAGCTGGGCCTGGGCGCTGAACAGCTCGTCATAACTGCGGAGAAAGAGTGTTCGCGTCCCGGCTGGGTTCCAGAGGGTGCCGGCGGCATGCCAGTTATGCCACAGCCAGGGGATCAGCGGCAACAGGTAGCCGGCGGCCATGAGGGAAAAGCCGGCCAGCAGGACGCCCGGCTGTTTGCGCAGGGACGAGGAATCTGATCCAGGGAATAGAGCGGTCAGCAGGATGGCGGCGAAAAGCAGGGGCGCATCGGCACGGGTGAGGTGTGCCAGGCCGATGAGCAGGCCGGCCAGGAAGAACCAGCGCGGGCGGCGCGTGACGATCGCTCTCCATCCGCTCAGGAGCGCCAGGCATCCCAGCAGGGCAAAGGGGGTGAAATTATCGGTGGTGGCCCAGAATTTGAGATATGCCGGCGTGAGCAGTGTCAGGGCGGCGCTGAACCAGGCGGTGCGCCGAGGGGATGAGAGGTGCAGGCTGATGAGGTAGGCCAGCGCCGGCAGAAGGCTGGAAAGGATGATAAAGGGAAGCTGAGCGGAGCGAAAGCCGACGCCGAACGCGGCGAAGAAAGGCACGATCAGGAACGAGGTCAGCGGCATCCAATATTGGAACGCCGGCATAGGGAGCTGAAGGTGCGGGGACAGATAGTTCCAGATGAATGGCTCGGTCAGGCCGCGGCCGGCGGCAATGCGCCATGCATTGACATAATAATAGAAGGCGTCCATATAGCCCGGGGAGCGGAAGGGCAGGGCGGCGGCGGCCCGAAATATCAGAGATGCCGCGACAATGAGCAGGATGTCTCGCTTCCAGGGGAATGGAACGTGGGCCAGGGGGCCTTTATTGTCCATGTGTTGATCCCGTCGCAGGCGGAGCGCCGGCCGGCCGCAGGGCATACAGCTCGTACTCCGGTTCCGCGGCAAACTCCATGCGCTCCGCGTATTCCTCGAGCAGTACCTTCAGTTCGGACAGCATATACGGTGTCAGCGGGTCGAGGCCAGTGCGCACCACGAAATCAAGGCCGTGGCGGTACAGCAGGATGTGCGTATAGCCTTCGGAATGCCACTGCTGGGCGGCGTCCCGCGCACTGCCGAATTGGTGTACAGCGTGCGCCCAGTTGTCGAGGATAGCGTCGGGGTAGGCCGGCAGTGGCGAGTAATAGGTGCGCGGCTCCCAGAGGAACAGCACTCGTGCGCCAGGCGGCAGGCCGGCCAGCTCCTGCATGGCGACCCCATGGGCGCCGAGGTTGCGTTCGAGGTACGCACGTTCTGTCTCCCGCCCGACCAGGACCGGCAGAGGGTCAACGGCGGCGGTTTGGGTGGTCCAGGCAGTGGCATTCAGGAGCATGGAGATCCCCAGCGCGGTGATGGTCAGCCGGCGCGCAGAAAGCGTCCCGGGCATCAACGTATCCAGGCGCTCCAGGAGAAAGGCCATCACAGGGGCCGCCAGGGTGAGGCAGGGCAGGAGCAGTCGGGTTTGGAAGAGGGCTTGGGACTGGATTACACCGAATGTCCATGCGGCGGCGAGGACGCCGGCGGACCATAATAGCACGCCGGCCGGCTGGGGCAGTTGCCGGCGCAGGCGCGGGACGATCAGCCAGATGATCAGCGCCGGCAAGAGCAGTAAATACATCGGCCCGGTCTGGCCGTCGTAATAATTCATGTCGCGAATGCCCAGGGTGGCGGTCCAGGGCAGGATGATGAGCTGGAGCACATCCCATCCCAGGCCGGATCCCGGTCGGCTGTACCACTCCGCCCGAAAGGCGTCCCACCCTGGGCCGCCGAACAGGAAGGGGTATATCGGATTGCCGGTCAGTATGGCATTGCGCATGTACCATGGGGAAGCCGCGAGCAGTGCCGGCAGGACGAAGCGCGTTAGCGCCGCCACAGCGGCTTGCCGCGAGGATTTCCTGGCCAGGAGTTTCAGGATGACGTAGGTGCCCAGGCCGGCCGCGCCGATCAGTGCCGTATATTTCACGCCCAGGGCAAACCCGGCCAGGGCGCCGGCCAGCACTATCCAGCGTGGGTCATCGGACCTGTCCCATTCCGCGAGGGCCAGTGCGGCAACTGCCAGGTAAAACGCTTGGGCCATGTCCGTGTAGGCCCAAGTGCTCAGCACGAACACCATGGGCATGGAAGCCCAGACCGCCACGCCCAGCCACGCGGCGCGGCCGGCTGTCAGCCGGCGCGTCAGGGCATAGACCGCGCCGGCGGTGCCGAGGGCGAACACGGCGTGCAGGGGCGCCGCAGCGCGGTCGCCGGCAACCGCCATGCACCAGGTGAACAGCGATTCCGTCAGGCTGGGATACAGGAAATGCGGGACGCCGGCGGGGGCCGGCCAGCTCCCCCTGGCCAGTGCGTTTGCCGGCACCACTAGGTGGTAGAACAGGCTGTCCCACCCCCAGGGAGGGGCCAGGGCCACGAGCAGGGTGAGGCCGGCCATCCAGAAGAGGTATGCCGCCAACCACCATGGCGGGAGGGACAGTTCTGCCAGGCGCGGCCGCTTGGGGCGATGGCGGATCAGCTCTGCCAGGCAGAGGGCCAGGCCGGCGGCAAACAGCGCCTGGAGCAGGGTCTGTTGCAGGAGACCTGCGGCGCCAAGCAGGAATATCAGGACGGCCAGGATGCCGCTTCCAATG
The Anaerolineae bacterium genome window above contains:
- a CDS encoding glycosyltransferase family 39 protein; translated protein: MDNKGPLAHVPFPWKRDILLIVAASLIFRAAAALPFRSPGYMDAFYYYVNAWRIAAGRGLTEPFIWNYLSPHLQLPMPAFQYWMPLTSFLIVPFFAAFGVGFRSAQLPFIILSSLLPALAYLISLHLSSPRRTAWFSAALTLLTPAYLKFWATTDNFTPFALLGCLALLSGWRAIVTRRPRWFFLAGLLIGLAHLTRADAPLLFAAILLTALFPGSDSSSLRKQPGVLLAGFSLMAAGYLLPLIPWLWHNWHAAGTLWNPAGTRTLFLRSYDELFSAQAQLSLAAYLEWGWRSILTSKLSAGWRNALTLIGAMLALYLAPFAGIELWKRRHAYMTRLVLSYLLLLYLAMTLLFTFPGPRGSFLHSGAALLPFLMAYAQHGLERAIRWASRRRGWETAQALKVLSAGSLLIAALLALMLTGQALAGGGIAGPGWNEVGRIYLDV
- a CDS encoding glycosyltransferase family 39 protein, with protein sequence MKAFPRRLVTAIGMVVFLVWMAFVLASLYAVQKPFTPATGAALARTFWSALVPAIIALCATLLGQRILSAIGLQANSRLEQALYGLGIGSGILAVLIFLLGAAGLLQQTLLQALFAAGLALCLAELIRHRPKRPRLAELSLPPWWLAAYLFWMAGLTLLVALAPPWGWDSLFYHLVVPANALARGSWPAPAGVPHFLYPSLTESLFTWCMAVAGDRAAAPLHAVFALGTAGAVYALTRRLTAGRAAWLGVAVWASMPMVFVLSTWAYTDMAQAFYLAVAALALAEWDRSDDPRWIVLAGALAGFALGVKYTALIGAAGLGTYVILKLLARKSSRQAAVAALTRFVLPALLAASPWYMRNAILTGNPIYPFLFGGPGWDAFRAEWYSRPGSGLGWDVLQLIILPWTATLGIRDMNYYDGQTGPMYLLLLPALIIWLIVPRLRRQLPQPAGVLLWSAGVLAAAWTFGVIQSQALFQTRLLLPCLTLAAPVMAFLLERLDTLMPGTLSARRLTITALGISMLLNATAWTTQTAAVDPLPVLVGRETERAYLERNLGAHGVAMQELAGLPPGARVLFLWEPRTYYSPLPAYPDAILDNWAHAVHQFGSARDAAQQWHSEGYTHILLYRHGLDFVVRTGLDPLTPYMLSELKVLLEEYAERMEFAAEPEYELYALRPAGAPPATGSTHGQ